The Zingiber officinale cultivar Zhangliang chromosome 2A, Zo_v1.1, whole genome shotgun sequence genomic sequence CCGCATTGCGATCCCGATAGGGTTACGTTTCATCTCGTCCTCACGGCTTGCTCCCATTTAGCCGAGTTCGAATTGGGCTGTAGAATTGGAGCTCGTGCTCGGCTGAGAGGGCTAGATTCTGATCTCCTCGTTGCGACAGCGCTGGTTGATATGTACTGCAAAGCCGGGGTGATTGATGCGGCACGCAGGGTGTTCGACGGAATGCTTACGAGAGATGTTATTGTTTGGAACGCAATGATTTCTGGGTACTCGAAAGCCGGGTTGTTCCAGGAGGCTGTAAGTTTGTTCAGAGCCATGAGGCTTACTCATGGAATTTTCCCTAGCGAAGCTACTATAATTAGTTTGATGCCTGTTTGTTGCtattattcttcttctccagacaACGTAGAGGGCTTACATATCCTGGCTATTAAACTCGGTTTGGAGTCAAGCTTGGTTCTGTTGAATGCTCTACTCGAAATGTATGTGAATTGCAACAACTTGATTACTGCGAGCAGTTTGTTTAGCAGGATGGAGAATATGGATGCCATCTCATTGAGCACTATGATTGGTGGATATGTGCGACACAAGAAGCCAGATGAGGCTCTCACATTGTTCAATTGGATGGTCATGAACACGCATATTTGTCCTTCTCGATCTATTTTGATTAATGTGATTCTTGCATGTGCAGAATTGGGTGATTGGAAAGAAGGTAAACTGATACAAGACAATTACTTAACCAGTCATGACGACAGAATTGTATCAGACTCATCTATTGTTACCGTACTAGCTTACATGTACGCCAAGTGTGGTATGTTGAATACTTCATTGAGTCTTCTAGATCCATGTGAGGAAGTAAGAGGAGATGTGGTTACATGGAATGCTATGATGAAAGGGTGCAGTGAGATCGGTACGATCAGTAAGGTTTTTTATCTCATGCTTGAAATGCAAAGGAGGGGCATCAGTCCTGATCATGTTACATTTGTTAATTTGCTCTCTGACTTATGTTGTACCCCCATCCTAAAGAAAATCACTGAAACACATTCTCAGATCATCAAAAGAGGATTCGAAATCCATAGGCAAACTTCTAACTGCCTTATTAATGCCTACGCCAAGGGTGGAAGCATTACAGATTCAAGTAAGATATTCGATGGCATCATTCAGAAGGATGTCGTTTCCTGGAGCACAATGATACAAGCTTATGCATGGGATGGAAAATTAGACCAAGTGTTGGATCATTTTGAGCAGATGAGGGAGAGAGGAGTAATGCcaaaccattttacttttctctCGCTTTTGTCTGCATGCAGCCATGTAGGTCTAGTGCAGAAAGGCTGGGAATTCTTCAACAGTATGAAAGAGGACTACAACTTGGAACCAGGTATTGAACATTTGACTTGCATGGTCGATATGTTATGTCGAGCTGCGAGGTTCCCTGACGCATATAGTTTAGTCAAGAATGCAATGCAAAGAGGCAAGAGTTGCGCAGTTTTATGGGGTGCTTTACTCAGTGCTTGCAGAGTGCATGGTAATGTGGCAACTGGAGAAGAAGCTGCCAGGCATCTCTACCAGCTGGAACCGCAAAATGCGGCAACTTACAAAATGCTTGCTGATGTTTATATTGCGGCAGGGAGAAGGGGTGATGTCAATGGTGTTTTGAGTTTGATCTGCTCAAATGACTTGAAAAAGATACCAGGATTCAGTTGGTATGAGGGATGTTTATGATTCATTCCCCTGTCGTGGAAGATGTATGGTGCAACTTGGAGTCAAGGCTTGGCTACCAAACCCACTTGAGGATGTACATTGAAATAGTTTAATTGCCCGAGCTTGAACTGAATCAGTGTTCGACTTTGCCTGGCTGCCCACACACAAGGAGCTCAAATTATAAAAGCCCGTATATGTGGATCTTAAAGTATTTCAAATGTTGCTCGGAATGAAATGGGCGTAGCCACTTCTCCACAGAATCACGAGCAAAAAATATCACCTTtctcctcatctccacaagctcAGGTGAGGTCGACATTAAGGTGCAGAGACATGAGCAAGCTTCCGTTACATTTTAGACAAAAAGACAATCCATGCGTGACCATTATTCAAGTACATTTATCGTCCAAAATTACATTTGAGCTTTCAGAAGGCAATAGAACTTTCACTATACCAATTCAAAAATTACAAAAACTTtataacaaaaaagaaaaaaacacgtACAGAGAAAGATACGAGAAAGAAAAATCTGTACAGTTCCTCTCCATGACTAAAACCCATTGGCTTCTTCTGAATCAAGAGCCAACACATCATACCCAGATGATGGATCAAATTGAAGATACCAAATCACTCATAATGCACAATCTGAATCATGGAGAAACCACCTTCTCTATGCAAAAACAAAACCTTTTACACATGTACATGATATAAAGCTTCAACAGTCTGGACAAACCAACAGTAGGACATGAAGTTCATCTTACAATCCGACCGGCCGACAAAAGCACAAGTGATCCAGTCAAAAAGAGTGATTGATTGTTTTCAGATGAGTAAAGTTAGTGATTGCCTTGTCTAAATTGATACTTTTTCTTCATGGCATTCCCTGACAACCTCACTGAGCTCAGGGAAGGTCGACAAAAGCAACAGCTCAAGGAGTTCAAACGCAAAGTGCTTCAAGCAAAAAGGAGACTGTAGAGAAGATGGATGGtcattaatatttaattacatgTCAACTTAATTCCTTTCTTTACTATTTTCAGTATTACTATTCTGAGTCAGATTGTAGGTGAAAGCATGTTCTTCTACTTTATCCCTAGAAGCAAGTACCtgaaggaagaaaaatatatcctGCGCACACTGTTCATATTCCTTTCGGCCAACAAGACCAACAAGAGCAGGTGGCGCTTTCTCTGTTGAAAAAAGATACTGTCTAGCATTATCACAATGTAACCTAGCTCCCAGTAGTAACATAGTAGCACACTTCAAAAACACATTAAATTGAGGTATATAACTTTTACATGCATGTTATTGACTAGGCAATAAAGATGAATTTTTCTTGTCAAAGCCTTTTGGGAGAAGATGGAAAATGTTGACATGATGAACATACAGATAATAAGCAGTTTAACTTCGAACTGCTAAGCACTGATATtaaacttgtgtttgaaaattaAGACAAAGGTAAGCTGTGGGTATATAGATTTTGTTGCTCGAGTATTAGTGCATGGTTTGCAAGAACAATTGGtggtataaaaaaaataataaaccttCCATTCTCAACAACGCCATGGGGTTTAAGATCTCTACCACGTCAGTCAAACActcaattttttgtttttttacaaaATGGAGATTGCACATTAgctaaaagtttaaaattaaaaactgagGACCAATATTACCTACTATTAGTTCATACACAAATTTGGCACGACGATCAGCTTCTACTTGTTGTTCATAAGTCAATGGATTGCTCTTTAGGTTGCTCTGAGTGCCTGGAGTTGAAATGGGTGCAGTAGCTTTTCGCTTAGGATGCTTAGTTATGAAAATCCCGTCAGGCCATAGAACCTGCcaaaaattacaaattctaatcaGGATATAGCAACAGTGATGAAAATGATGTTTTCTTGAGGTAAAATGTGTAAGATCAGCCGATCAAGAAAATTTGGTCATACTATGGTGTATGTGTATAGGACAAGGGTAGAAACATTCAAATATTTTGAGCAATTGGCTCAACTTATCATTTGCAATAAACCTATGGTTTTATCTGTTGAGAAAACAACTATAGTTTAAATTGACAAGTGAACAAAACACTTTTTGTTGTTAACATGAATGAGTAGATTGAAGTACCTGCTCAACACGCTTGATTGCAGAAGCAATTACCACTCCTGTTCTAAGAAGTTGAATTTTCTCAATAAGCCAGTCATCAAAAGCATCACCCATTCCCAACTGTAACAGCTGCTTAGCTATCCAAAATGCTTGCCGCCTACAAGAAAAGCATCACAATGTGGTCAATAAAAGCAAGAAGAGAGGTTTGATCATGTAGCAAAAGTAATAACCTTTATGCTCAACTGACAATATATCTAAACACACCTTATCCAACCACCATCCTTCAGCTGGAAAATAACATCTACTAAATTTAGTATGGGAACACTCAAATTTGGCGGTACACACTGCAATGAGAGTTAAAAATGATAGCATATCATAATAAGCAACTGCAAAGAAGTACCAAACCTCATAGCACAACTAGGAACAAACCATATAAAGAATGATAAACTAAGTACTATTAAATGAGCAAAATGCATGTGCATGTGCATGTGCATGTGCATGTGAAAGCACATTGTCTTAGAAATTctggaaaataaaggaaaaagtagTGAAATGGGTGTTAGCAAAAAGCAAGAGATAAAACATATACAAGCACATCGAAAGACTGGCATGTTACTAGTCCAAGTAATCTCTCATGCTACAAATTTGCAATTGGGTGCTTATCATAATTCAGAGCgaaaaatattatataatttagcaTCAAACTTCAAagtcaatagcaataataaatagCTATCAACAAACCCACATCAGCAAGAACTAAACCTTAAGCATCAAATTACAGCAAGTGGGTAATTTCCATAGTCAAAATGAAATGCTTTTCTATGATTAATAGAAGTAAGTACTGGGGATTTAGCTAATTTAAACTTACATAGCAAACATTCACAAACACTTCCAAATGAACATGCAAAGTTCAAAGTGTCTTTTCAAACAACTTTATTGCCCATGTAATTCATACATAAATATCATTTACTTTAAGTGTTATCTTTCTTCTTAATGTTGAGCAAAATAAAATATTCACCTCCGCGGACAcctgattaaaaattttgttaaagCACAGTGAGGCAGCAAGTGTGCATTTCTGAATTTCTGATCAGTATATatacaaaaaaatcatagaagGGATTCACATGTACACTATAATACAGAGTTAATTCCAACTTACTTCAGTAGGAATGTTCAATGCCCCATCAGTATCTACAACTTTAGAGCTCTCTTgcaaattttcaacttcagctaTTGAGACATTTTTTGCCTGGTCAGAGTTACCAGAATATGAAGTATTATTTCTGAGTCTGCTTTCATAATCATTTTCTGAATTGTCATGATATGGATTGTTCTGGTCTCTGCTATTAAGACCAGGAATTTGCTCCATATGTGATTTTCTCATTCTTAAACCATCAGATTCAGAATAACTACCAGTCATTACTTTAGAACTGTCTTTGATCTCAGAATCAAAATTTTTCTCAGCAGAAGAGAACTGACTACCAATATTTTCAATTGATTCAAACCTCTTTGCACTCTTTTCATGTGGCTTATCATCAAGATTAACTGAGTCACAGAAACAAGATATGAGTAGGACCAGGACAATGCCAGTCGAAGTcattcagaaaatgaaaaattaaaagagaacCTGATAAAGTTTGAATGACGGAGAGAGAATCTGTAAAAATGTAAGTCTGAAATAGCAACAAGGGTTTCATCAATCCAACTAATATTAGACATAACAGGATAAAAATCATATTGGAGTCTGAAATTTGAACTGGCCTGTGAATCAATACTGAGGAAATCCCAAACATCAATAGACTCTGATATGCTTGGAATTTGAAGTAACTTCTGAGAGAAGAAAAAGGTGCAGTTAATTAAGAAATTGAATTACTATTTGATGCCAGTATCCAAAATAAAAGAGAGAATGAAGTAACAGTAGCAACAAGCAAGGAATCTAATTTCTTGCAATATTAACAAAAGGTAGGTCATTTGAACAAAAGAACAGCAACTATGTTTAAAGTAGAGATGCAGCAGTAGTTTAAAATAGAATCATTTACTAAGGGTTGATTATGAGACTATATCAATTTCGGCTACAAGATTGCCCAACCTATAAATGATTGACAAGTCTAGGTcattcaaataaaatattcattTAAAATAAAACTGGTCAGTGAGATTAACTGGTTTGATCTAAAATATTACTTTACTTTATTTTAAGAGTATCCAAAATACAATGCTAAATTTTTTGTAATCCTATCAGTTCAAGGACACCTAGTTCGTTTTGCACAAGTCTCAATGAGACTAGATTAGTAAAAGCCTAAAAAAAAGAGACCCCTCGCCCTATTGTTTAATTTActcaatcatgaatacaattttAATCTCATTTCTTCATGAGATTGACCTTTGAGGCACACAACCCTGTGAAATTGCCAACTAAGACGTGAGATTATTGATTAAGGCACCATGTCTTCCCGGTGTTCTGCCATTGCATTATTATCTTTGTAAGAATGAAAGAAAGTGCAAAAGAGAAGTTGTACCACAGTAAGCCACTTTCCTTGCAACATGTCGCAAAGTACTTGGAATCATGatgtcaatttcaaaattttaaaaataggttCACCTAGCATGGGTCTAGGCAAACTGATTGTGTTTGTCTTGAATGCAACTATCATAAAACATTAGTCACAAAGAATTCTACTATGTTAAGGTGGTGTATCTAGTCACCGATCAGCTTTGCATCAAAATGCAACCCAAATGAAAAAGAGTATCAGATGAATGGAAGTAAATAAAACCAAGCCAGAAGGACTTCACAACTGTGTTTAATGATTAGATACCTTCAAATATATGTCAAGAAGTTTACATCTTTCCTGGACCACAGGAAGATCCAGCCCAGATGATAGAAAATGCTTGGGTGGCAAATGTAAGTTATACTCTGGAAACTCTTTTAGATGTCGATGTAGCTCCTCAAAATGGCGGTACCTAAtgagaaaaccaaaagaaaacagaAGAATAAAACatagaaggaagaagataaagaagaaaagagTCACAATAACCACATAGGAAAACCAAACTAAAAGATTCATAAAATTTTCCAACTGCATGCCATATAGCCTTATTAATCAAACCTTCTTTTAATGAACCAACTATTGTTATTTGCATCGGTCACCGAAATGGAATAGACAGCAAATGTTCCTGAACCACTTTTTACAATATTGGCGCCTAGTACCTGTACGAATGCATGCCTTAGCACACTGCATACAGTGAAACAAATAAAATTATGAACAAAAATATGTTAATTCCTACAAATATATTGGAAGTACCTCGCATCTCAACTTCAAAAATGTATCGGCCAAAACAAGGATATCATGAGACTTCATAGACGAATGAGAAGACTCAGTTGAAACAGAAGACAAAGCTGTAGCCCCATTATTGATTCTACCCCTAGCTTCTGTGTCTGAGTTGTCAGTTAATTCAAGTGTTCTAGTATCATTTTTTGAGTCCTTGAGTATGTCATGCCCATCAGCCAACAAAAATGATGTTCTTGCAACCTCCTGCCACAGTGGGGCCTTTTGATTGCTTGACCTAGATCTTTTTCTTACTGACAATGTTCTTGATGTCCGACGATGATGAATATGAACTTTACCACTTCTCTTTGCTCCATGAGTTTCAGTTGCTTCAAGAGGATGCCGTATACTTGAAGAAACAGAATCCTTCTTGTTTTTGCTTTCCCATACTTTTGTACCTGGAGAACCAAGACCTGTCACACTACTGCTTTCATCATCAGTTGTATAGGAACTTAAACTTTCTGATTTAGTCTCTTCATGGTTTgtattttctattctttcttcAAATGATGGATCTGAATGGTTAGAGTCATTACAATCTGTCTCAGGCAAATTTTCCAGCTGGGAGGAAGTGGGGAATTTCTTGGATATGTCCCGAATGTATATTTTGCTTTCAATTGGCTCAGAATGAGTGATAGATGAACTTTGTGCCACTGATTTTCCTAATTTACTtgcttctttctttttatagtttcGTCCTTTTGCCCAAAGATCATCCAAATGTTCTGGTGCAAGAGCTTGTGTCTTTCTTCTTGAAAGAATGTCCAACATCTGTGCCCACTCACTTGCATATGCACCAGGTTTCTTCTCATCCATACCTTGAGAATTCAATAGCAAAGTGTCTTTTGACCAAGAATCCTTAGCTTTGTCGAGGACAAAGTCTAAAGAAACAGGAAGATCATTATGATTCCTTGGTGTGACAATCAAACCAAACTTAGACCCAGATTCATTTTCCTTCCCAGTGTAATGCATTCCATTAATTATGCCACTCTCATGTGGACCAGTCTTCTGATTGTCATTTTTTAATTGTACAAGTTCAAGACCTGGACTTGAGTGATCCAGTGAACATGAAGTTTGATCATCCGAAGGTACTGAATGTGCTCTCCGCATGATTATTGGTGCTTCTTCAGCTGATGGTGCAAATTTCTTATTAATATTATTGGCACGAGATAAAACCAAAGACTCGATCCTTTCATTTATGAACCTGACATCCAGATGGAACCCACATACTATTATTAGGTTAATTCACCAGAATGCCATGAAAGTGATTATACAGGAAACAAgcaactaccttggattaactaGGTTCAAAACTGGCCTAATCACAGTACAAGCAAGAAGCTCTCTAACTGTGTGGCGAAAGTATAAGCAATTTAAATCTTCTGGCTTGAAAAGTACAAACataattccacgaaccaaattcTGCAAAACCTGGAATATGGTGAAGAACATCAAAAATCATTACAAAACAACTAATGAAGGATTCTTCTAAGAAAATCAATGTTTTTAAACAAGCAGGTTGAACTCGTTAAACCAGAGGATGAAGGTCAATCTGATTCCTAATATGGTTGGATAACTCTGTTTCAACCAATTTTTTTATTGGTTCAAATTGAAAAACCACAACCTGGGTGCTGAGCAATTCAACTCCCTGACCAAGATTTGAAAACACTGACAAAGATTGCAAACCCTGTCTAAAATAAAGATCAGAAATCCTTTTTATAAGTTGGAACCTGAATCTTACAAACCCAACCATGAGATGCTCATTTAATGTGATGTGACAAGTAGGAACTTGTAAAGCAATGTTGTATTATGGGATGCCAATATCTAAGTTCACACTCCTGCTGTGCTTTATCagagagaaaaagaaacagaTCGAGGAAACTAGAATGATATGAGTTTGGTATTAATTGTTATACAGTAGAGTTAACACTGTTACTGAGACTACCATAGATGATTCCCTAGGTAAAAGATCAATTGTATGCAGAATATGTGAAGCCCGACAGAATGCACAGAAATGAATCAGAGATCTTGTAGCTACAAATTGATAGAGAGGAGTAAAGCTTGGTTTGATATCTCAAACTAATAAAATTAAGACAGGTCAAAAACTTTTAATTGCCCATGGACTGAAGTCAGCAAACTCAACACAATTACTCTGAGACACCTTTATACAAGCAATCAGAAACTGAAGAAGTGCAtggaaaaatttgacaaagtctAACTTTGATCAGTTAAACAAATTAATATCTGAAAGAAAGTTGGCTAAAACCAGAACAAGTGCAAGCATCAGAATTTGGGGTGCTAACGAATGCTAATAAGCAAcaagataaaataattttcacTGCCATCAATAGTCAATGCCAGCTTTGCATGGTGGTCAAACTTTTTAAGGGACTCAGAGATCTATATGAATATAAAAGTTGAATATTACAAATTTATTTCTCGTTAAAGAAAAATACCAAAAGCATTTTTAGATTACATACAACCTTGTGCTCAGCTTCTGCAGAGAATAATGCTGGATGTAATTTATTGTCAGCAGCTAGAACTAATTTAATTTGTATATCTCGCTGGTCAAATGGCATATTCTTATTTTCCTGCCTCCCAATCTTAGACTGGCTATAACGGTAAAGCTCCAAATGGTCACGAAGTAGATTGACAACATCCCTGAAATACTAAAACCATACTTAGATATGATAATAAAGATTTGGTAAGCATATTGCAAATGTTAATCTATACCTGGTCAAAAGATCAATAAGATTTACATCTCTTGCCCGGCAAGAAATTTCTCCAATGACCCTAGTGATGATTTCAACTAATTCTTCTGGACCATTTCTGTCAGGTGTTATACGTGAGTACCAAAGATCAATCACCCACTCTGAAACTAGGTGTCTTGTGAATTGCTCTATTGCTACTTCAACTATGGGCGAATTCACCTTCTTTCTCCAGTCTGATTTCCCAATTGGAAACTTGAGTAGTTcgacaggtatgctttgaggagatTTGCTGACAATTGAAATTTTATTCGGTGTAGGCTTTCTTCGGATATCAAGTTCATGTGATAAATAAAGAGAAAAAATGATCACAACAGCAGCAGCTGGCAAGTTAACCCAAACTGAAGAGCTGGTTACTGAAAAGTATACAAAACAGGTTTGATACTTAAATATGCCAAACTGATGAAACCAAACATATCAAAGGGGTATTAAATAAAAGGAAATGAAAACAAGCTACACATATGCTGGATGTGATAGTTCACGTTACCAAGAAATGTCCATCTCATtattaaaaagaaaatatttccAGCCATAGCAGTAAATtggttaaaactaacttattggATGAAAACAAGATGACTGATGTGAAGGACATTGTTCAAACTAAGAGATTTTGTGTGGATAAATCTATGACAAAAACAATAATATGTTTATTAGTTTTCCACAACTATCTACCATTCAGAACTAGTAAAGAAATTCAAAGGAATAAATTATGCTTATAGTTTGTAACTAGTTGTAATGATACGGAGTGTTAATTCATATTTGTCATATTTACATGCAAGGCCATTGGACATTTGTAGTGTTAATTCACACTACAATATTCACTTTGTTTGACCATTTTAACACAGCAAAACTAGTCAAAACTCAACTAAGTATTTAACTACTACTAGGTTGTGTGTTATCCATGTTAATGCTCACACTCATTTTCTTCCACCGACTAGCCAGAACTTGGTAGCTAATTAGCATTCCCTAAAGCagaatagatttttttttgttcaCTGAAAACTACTTCATAAACCACCACATTGACATAACATGGAGATAATTTGAACATCTAATACACAGCCACTAGGAATAATTATTTGCCAATTTAGCACAACTCATAACGTATCAGGCAAACAATCAGGATC encodes the following:
- the LOC122042006 gene encoding pentatricopeptide repeat-containing protein At5g39350-like — encoded protein: MTLLGRNDAASGGVCYRPDRAQAVKEALAAAVTRCASCRRLRFLHGRIIASGFRRNLYLSSLLLSKYFRFGDASTARLVFDDARRGGPTKTLLWNSLIKGYLKRGRPCSALDIYHEMVASPPPHCDPDRVTFHLVLTACSHLAEFELGCRIGARARLRGLDSDLLVATALVDMYCKAGVIDAARRVFDGMLTRDVIVWNAMISGYSKAGLFQEAVSLFRAMRLTHGIFPSEATIISLMPVCCYYSSSPDNVEGLHILAIKLGLESSLVLLNALLEMYVNCNNLITASSLFSRMENMDAISLSTMIGGYVRHKKPDEALTLFNWMVMNTHICPSRSILINVILACAELGDWKEGKLIQDNYLTSHDDRIVSDSSIVTVLAYMYAKCGMLNTSLSLLDPCEEVRGDVVTWNAMMKGCSEIGTISKVFYLMLEMQRRGISPDHVTFVNLLSDLCCTPILKKITETHSQIIKRGFEIHRQTSNCLINAYAKGGSITDSSKIFDGIIQKDVVSWSTMIQAYAWDGKLDQVLDHFEQMRERGVMPNHFTFLSLLSACSHVGLVQKGWEFFNSMKEDYNLEPGIEHLTCMVDMLCRAARFPDAYSLVKNAMQRGKSCAVLWGALLSACRVHGNVATGEEAARHLYQLEPQNAATYKMLADVYIAAGRRGDVNGVLSLICSNDLKKIPGFSWYEGCL